In Deltaproteobacteria bacterium, a single genomic region encodes these proteins:
- a CDS encoding serine/threonine protein kinase, producing MTQDQNMDQPFGTHPLAGKFNDLTPENVLDAVEAGGRRCTGRFIILNSYENRVYQLELDDETMVVGKFYRPGRWSKEAILAEHRFLKELEEVEIPVATPIDLGDGETVGTVDGIYYSLFPRKGGRNPEELGDEQVQMLGRLVGRIHNIGAMAPAPERINLNPTSYGHANLNFLLENDLIPAEARENFKITVESLLMRIEPMFNGINNIRIHGDCHFGNVLWTPDGATFLDFDDMANGPAVQDIWMLVPGYDEHARLQREVLIEAYESFREFNRQELRLIEPLRALRYIHYASWIARRWEDPIFKRTFEYFGTVQYWQKETLDLREQIGRIDMLVY from the coding sequence ATGACTCAAGACCAAAATATGGACCAACCCTTCGGCACTCATCCGCTGGCCGGGAAATTCAACGACCTCACCCCTGAAAACGTACTGGATGCAGTGGAGGCAGGAGGGCGCCGGTGCACAGGCCGGTTCATCATCCTTAACAGCTACGAGAACCGTGTTTACCAGCTTGAGCTCGATGATGAGACCATGGTGGTGGGTAAATTTTACCGCCCCGGCCGGTGGAGCAAGGAAGCCATTCTCGCGGAACACCGTTTTCTCAAAGAGCTTGAAGAAGTTGAAATCCCTGTCGCGACGCCCATCGATCTCGGCGATGGTGAAACCGTCGGCACCGTGGACGGGATTTACTACTCCCTCTTCCCACGTAAAGGCGGGCGCAATCCAGAAGAGCTTGGCGACGAGCAGGTTCAAATGCTTGGTCGTTTGGTTGGTCGAATTCACAACATCGGGGCTATGGCTCCTGCCCCCGAGCGGATCAACCTAAATCCCACCAGCTATGGCCATGCCAACTTAAACTTCTTATTGGAAAACGACCTGATACCCGCCGAAGCCCGGGAAAACTTCAAGATTACGGTTGAATCACTTCTAATGCGCATTGAACCCATGTTCAATGGCATCAACAACATTAGAATTCATGGCGATTGTCATTTTGGGAATGTTCTCTGGACGCCGGATGGAGCCACCTTCTTAGACTTTGACGATATGGCCAATGGACCGGCTGTCCAAGATATATGGATGCTGGTCCCAGGCTACGACGAACATGCACGGCTTCAACGCGAAGTCCTGATTGAAGCCTATGAATCCTTTCGCGAATTCAATCGCCAAGAGTTGCGTCTTATCGAGCCTCTTCGAGCTCTTCGCTACATCCACTACGCTTCATGGATTGCACGAAGATGGGAAGACCCTATCTTTAAACGAACTTTTGAATACTTTGGCACGGTTCAATATTGGCAAAAAGAAACGCTGGATTTGCGAGAGCAAATTGGGCGTATTGATATGTTGGTTTATTGA
- a CDS encoding VWA domain-containing protein: protein MFLDFLFHARAVGLKVSVTEWMTLMEALAQGHARSDLACFYHLGRSILIKKESQFDLWDRAFASYFKGIEHTFDLDDELMDWLSNPVLPKELSAEELAKLQELDLDELRKKFEETLKKQDERHDGGNRWVGTGGSSPYGHGGYHPSGVRIGGPGGGRNAVQVAELRQFRNLRNDRVLDTRQIGVALRRLRKLARDTGPEELSVPKTIDKTARDGGEIDLVFEPPRNNKLKLLLLMDVGGSMDPHSELCERLFSAAHAASHFKKFEAYQFHNCVYENLYTDMQEYRGIMTQDLLNRIDQTWTLVIVGDAWMSPYELTHTGGAIYYFHNNVVPGLEWLKRLRQKVPKSVWLNPEPEKFWGSAKSIRLVKDVFPMYQFSVDGLTEAVDYLRGAHSHPMH from the coding sequence ATGTTTTTAGACTTTCTTTTTCATGCCCGGGCAGTTGGTCTCAAAGTCAGTGTGACAGAGTGGATGACACTCATGGAAGCACTCGCTCAAGGTCACGCTCGTTCCGACCTTGCATGCTTCTACCACTTAGGCAGAAGCATCTTGATCAAAAAAGAAAGTCAATTTGACCTTTGGGACCGGGCATTCGCTAGCTACTTCAAAGGCATTGAACATACCTTCGATTTAGACGACGAACTCATGGACTGGCTCTCCAACCCTGTGCTCCCGAAAGAACTCAGCGCAGAAGAACTTGCGAAGCTCCAAGAGCTTGATCTCGATGAACTGCGCAAAAAGTTCGAAGAAACTCTAAAGAAACAAGATGAGCGCCACGATGGCGGAAACCGATGGGTCGGCACTGGCGGCTCAAGCCCATACGGCCACGGCGGTTACCATCCCTCGGGTGTTCGTATCGGCGGACCAGGCGGCGGACGCAATGCTGTGCAAGTTGCCGAGCTTCGCCAGTTTCGCAATTTGAGAAATGACCGGGTCTTGGATACTCGGCAAATCGGTGTCGCCTTAAGGCGTCTTCGCAAGCTCGCCCGTGATACCGGGCCAGAAGAGCTTAGCGTCCCGAAAACCATCGATAAAACTGCTCGCGATGGCGGCGAGATTGATCTGGTCTTCGAACCTCCTCGTAACAACAAGCTTAAGCTTCTTTTACTCATGGACGTTGGCGGCTCCATGGATCCCCACTCCGAACTTTGCGAGCGGTTGTTCAGTGCCGCGCACGCTGCAAGTCATTTCAAAAAATTCGAAGCCTACCAGTTTCACAACTGCGTCTATGAGAATCTGTACACCGATATGCAAGAATATCGCGGCATCATGACTCAGGATCTCCTCAACCGAATCGACCAAACTTGGACTCTAGTGATTGTAGGCGATGCTTGGATGAGCCCTTACGAGCTTACCCATACCGGCGGCGCCATTTACTATTTCCACAACAACGTGGTCCCCGGACTGGAGTGGCTTAAGCGGCTTCGCCAAAAGGTTCCAAAATCGGTATGGCTCAACCCTGAACCCGAAAAATTTTGGGGCAGTGCCAAGAGCATACGCCTGGTTAAAGATGTCTTCCCGATGTACCAATTCTCGGTTGACGGCCTGACAGAAGCAGTGGATTACCTGCGCGGTGCCCATTCGCACCCAATGCATTGA
- a CDS encoding MoxR family ATPase, translated as MDTPTFNGTDNYLTSADLRDTVNVAIALQKPLLIKGEPGTGKTLLAEAIAEALDTEILVWNVKSTTKAQNGLYVYDTVQRLNDARFGDGDITDISKYIKFGPLGASFQKDKRVVLLIDEIDKADMEFPNDLLHELDRMSFTVSETGEHIKAENRPIVIITSNNEKELPDAFLRRCVFHYIAFPAKELMEDIVKVHHPELEEKLLEQCLTRFYWIRELPDIRKRPSTSELVDWIAALRRAGISPESLEKKLPFLGVLLKRENDIAEVEQGPKQRSTGW; from the coding sequence ATGGATACCCCAACGTTCAACGGAACCGACAACTACCTCACATCTGCCGACTTACGAGACACGGTTAATGTAGCCATTGCCCTTCAAAAGCCCCTTCTTATTAAAGGTGAGCCGGGTACCGGCAAAACACTCTTGGCCGAAGCCATTGCAGAAGCACTCGATACAGAGATTTTAGTTTGGAACGTGAAGTCTACGACCAAGGCCCAAAATGGTCTTTACGTATATGACACAGTTCAGCGCCTAAACGACGCGCGATTTGGCGACGGTGACATCACCGACATCAGTAAATATATCAAGTTTGGCCCGCTGGGCGCCTCGTTTCAAAAGGACAAGCGCGTGGTTCTGCTCATCGATGAAATCGATAAAGCCGATATGGAATTTCCAAACGACCTTCTACACGAGCTCGACCGAATGAGCTTCACTGTGAGCGAAACTGGCGAGCATATAAAGGCTGAAAACCGCCCTATCGTCATCATTACGTCCAATAATGAGAAAGAGCTTCCAGATGCATTCCTTCGGCGCTGCGTGTTTCACTACATCGCTTTTCCTGCGAAAGAGCTGATGGAAGATATCGTTAAGGTTCATCACCCGGAGTTAGAAGAGAAGCTTTTAGAGCAGTGCTTGACCCGGTTTTATTGGATTCGTGAGCTCCCGGACATCCGCAAGCGCCCCTCTACAAGTGAGCTTGTAGACTGGATTGCCGCTTTAAGAAGGGCCGGCATCTCTCCCGAAAGCCTCGAGAAGAAACTTCCATTTTTGGGTGTTCTGTTGAAGCGAGAAAATGACATCGCGGAAGTTGAGCAAGGTCCCAAGCAGCGCAGTACAGGCTGGTGA